A DNA window from Halomicrobium mukohataei DSM 12286 contains the following coding sequences:
- a CDS encoding iron transporter → MDRSQYTRRALLGGVAGLGATATAGCSGLLESQAVGEPPVVEERPNAVYYPTHVEGMEMIGMTDAGDRQIGLMYSYAHRFWTMDVGDTARVSAGDADAHLMASVWDPDTGQVLPVRSGLSVAIERDGQTIDERTPWTMLSQNMGFHYGDNVSLDGDGTYTVTVEAGGLGIDRLGAFADRFAEPVTAEFEWEFSRSRRNEISFRQLDGAGDPGALDPMEMKMPLSVAPAREDLPGRIVGTGETGDATLVVAVTDRGGEPYLAVAPRTPYNRYVLPAMSLSATLTREGEAVLDDSLSAAIDPDLGYHYGTAVDGVDSGDELTIAVDSVPQIARHEGYETAFLSMPDVELTVE, encoded by the coding sequence ATGGACAGATCGCAGTACACGCGTCGAGCGCTCCTCGGTGGCGTCGCCGGGCTCGGTGCGACCGCGACGGCCGGCTGTTCGGGGCTCCTCGAAAGTCAGGCCGTCGGCGAGCCGCCGGTCGTCGAGGAACGGCCCAACGCGGTCTACTACCCCACACACGTCGAGGGGATGGAGATGATCGGTATGACCGACGCGGGCGACCGTCAGATCGGACTGATGTACTCCTACGCCCACCGGTTCTGGACGATGGACGTGGGCGACACCGCACGCGTCTCCGCCGGTGACGCCGACGCCCACCTGATGGCGAGCGTCTGGGATCCCGACACCGGACAGGTGTTGCCCGTCCGGAGCGGGCTCTCGGTCGCGATCGAACGAGACGGCCAGACGATCGACGAGCGCACGCCCTGGACCATGCTCTCACAGAACATGGGCTTTCACTACGGCGACAACGTCTCGCTCGACGGGGACGGCACCTACACCGTCACGGTCGAGGCCGGCGGACTCGGGATCGACCGGCTCGGCGCGTTCGCAGATCGCTTCGCAGAGCCGGTCACCGCCGAGTTCGAGTGGGAGTTCAGCCGGAGTCGGAGAAACGAGATCAGCTTCCGGCAACTGGACGGTGCCGGCGACCCCGGCGCACTCGACCCGATGGAGATGAAGATGCCCCTCTCGGTCGCGCCCGCTCGCGAGGACCTTCCGGGACGGATCGTCGGAACCGGCGAGACCGGCGACGCGACCCTCGTCGTGGCAGTGACCGACCGCGGCGGAGAGCCGTACCTCGCCGTCGCCCCCCGGACGCCGTACAACCGCTACGTCCTGCCGGCCATGTCGCTGTCCGCGACGCTCACCCGCGAGGGCGAGGCGGTCCTGGACGACTCGCTGTCAGCCGCGATCGACCCAGACCTGGGATATCACTACGGAACCGCAGTCGACGGCGTCGACTCCGGCGACGAGCTGACGATCGCCGTCGATTCGGTCCCGCAGATCGCTCGCCACGAGGGCTACGAGACCGCCTTCCTCTCGATGCCCGACGTGGAGCTGACCGTCGAGTGA
- a CDS encoding NOG1 family protein produces MSHPFEDLPTTPTAEEVIDKAFSRAARAGKAKTGIEGQQSMLQTASNIVSDNLQNVVTAWPDIDTLDPFYVELADAIITSNVEGEGGIDALRQHLSEVQWASRKAKDIHSEYQGRMTGDADTARKLRKQAFARMADIVEEVEDDLAGISAARDALKTLPDIRPDEPTIVVAGYPNVGKSSFVNLVTNARNETASYPFTTTQIRVGHVERDRIRYQLVDTPGLLDRPEAERNDIESQAVSAVEHLADAVLVFLDASGNCGYPIEVQLELRDALEDRFDAPVLTIANKADLTRDVEADHYMSVTEGDNVDGVLDAAIEAVGYEIELPFDDE; encoded by the coding sequence ATGAGCCATCCCTTCGAGGATCTTCCGACGACGCCGACCGCCGAGGAAGTCATCGACAAGGCCTTCTCTCGGGCTGCCCGCGCCGGCAAGGCGAAGACCGGGATCGAGGGCCAGCAGTCGATGCTCCAGACGGCGTCGAACATCGTCTCGGACAACCTCCAGAACGTCGTCACTGCGTGGCCGGACATCGACACGCTCGATCCGTTCTACGTCGAACTCGCCGACGCGATCATCACCAGCAACGTCGAGGGCGAGGGCGGCATCGACGCCCTTCGACAGCACCTCTCGGAGGTTCAGTGGGCCTCTCGCAAGGCCAAGGACATCCACAGCGAGTACCAGGGTCGGATGACCGGCGACGCCGACACCGCCCGCAAGCTCCGCAAGCAGGCGTTCGCCCGGATGGCGGACATCGTCGAGGAGGTCGAAGACGACCTCGCCGGCATCTCCGCCGCCCGCGACGCCCTGAAGACGCTGCCGGATATCCGCCCCGACGAACCGACCATCGTCGTCGCCGGCTACCCCAACGTCGGCAAGTCGTCGTTCGTCAACCTCGTCACGAACGCCCGCAACGAAACTGCGAGCTACCCCTTCACGACGACACAGATCCGCGTCGGCCACGTCGAACGCGACCGCATCCGCTACCAGCTCGTGGACACGCCGGGGCTCCTCGACCGCCCCGAGGCCGAGCGCAACGACATCGAGTCCCAGGCCGTCAGCGCCGTCGAGCACCTCGCCGACGCCGTGCTCGTCTTCCTCGACGCCAGCGGCAACTGCGGCTACCCGATCGAGGTCCAGCTGGAACTGCGCGACGCGCTCGAAGACCGCTTCGACGCGCCCGTCCTGACCATCGCGAACAAGGCAGATCTCACCCGCGACGTCGAGGCCGACCACTACATGAGCGTCACCGAGGGCGACAACGTCGACGGCGTGCTCGACGCCGCTATCGAGGCCGTCGGCTACGAGATCGAGCTCCCCTTCGACGACGAGTAA
- a CDS encoding ASCH domain-containing protein encodes MSEIDAGEILPNEHVQQMAADGTVTQMHRGHAYASEGDTFVIDGQRFEVTDVTHRTLGDLTDEDARREGSDDLEAYKRRLERVHDEFEWDPESDVVRHRFEPVED; translated from the coding sequence ATGTCCGAGATCGACGCCGGAGAGATCCTCCCCAACGAGCACGTCCAGCAGATGGCCGCCGACGGGACGGTCACACAGATGCACCGCGGTCACGCCTACGCCAGCGAAGGCGACACCTTCGTGATCGACGGCCAGCGCTTCGAAGTGACCGACGTGACCCACCGGACGCTGGGGGACCTGACCGACGAGGACGCACGGCGCGAGGGATCGGACGACCTCGAAGCCTACAAGCGCCGCCTCGAACGCGTCCACGACGAATTCGAGTGGGACCCCGAGAGCGACGTGGTGCGCCATCGGTTCGAGCCGGTCGAGGACTGA
- a CDS encoding ABC transporter permease: protein MSTQRGRIQISGFDTEQVTEREPLSDWTAGGTDRGTEGRWQRAWRQFKSNRTAMIGLSVVAIMVVLTTFARPVEIAGITVQPISLAPFEPQKSLFLEPGSNVGAYDPPSLAHPMGTDASGRDMFSRVMVGGRASISIGFVVVFITAGFGLVYGAVAGYYGGWVDEVMMRIVDTVFAFPALVLALVIIAILGGGYWQLVAAFAFPGWAGYARLIRGEILSVKQNQYVTAAQALGARDRSVIFRHIVPNAIAPLIVQASLSIGTVVIGVAALGFLGLGFPPGTPEWGTMLDATRETLIQGPGGSIPWWATVFPGGAIFIFVMAMNMIGDGVNDALDAQSNVDVEQGGGN, encoded by the coding sequence ATGTCTACGCAACGAGGACGGATACAGATCAGCGGTTTCGACACGGAACAGGTGACCGAACGGGAGCCACTGTCCGACTGGACAGCGGGTGGCACCGACAGAGGCACAGAAGGTCGCTGGCAACGCGCCTGGCGGCAGTTCAAGAGCAACCGGACGGCGATGATCGGGCTCTCGGTCGTCGCGATCATGGTGGTGTTGACGACGTTCGCTCGGCCGGTCGAGATCGCCGGCATCACCGTCCAGCCGATCTCGCTCGCACCCTTCGAGCCCCAGAAGAGTCTCTTTCTCGAACCCGGTTCGAACGTCGGGGCGTACGACCCGCCGTCGCTGGCCCATCCGATGGGGACCGACGCCTCGGGGCGAGACATGTTCTCTCGTGTGATGGTCGGCGGCCGCGCGAGCATCTCGATCGGCTTCGTCGTCGTGTTCATCACTGCCGGCTTCGGGCTCGTCTACGGTGCCGTCGCGGGCTACTACGGCGGCTGGGTCGACGAGGTCATGATGCGGATCGTCGACACGGTCTTTGCCTTCCCGGCGCTCGTGTTGGCGCTGGTGATTATCGCCATTCTGGGCGGTGGCTACTGGCAACTGGTCGCGGCCTTCGCCTTCCCCGGCTGGGCCGGCTACGCACGGCTGATACGCGGTGAGATACTCTCGGTCAAGCAAAACCAGTACGTCACGGCCGCCCAGGCGCTCGGTGCTCGTGACCGGTCGGTGATCTTCAGACACATCGTTCCCAACGCCATCGCGCCCCTGATCGTCCAGGCGTCGCTGTCGATCGGGACCGTCGTCATCGGCGTGGCGGCGCTTGGCTTCCTCGGTCTGGGCTTCCCGCCGGGTACCCCCGAGTGGGGGACGATGCTGGACGCGACCCGCGAGACGCTCATCCAGGGGCCGGGCGGTTCGATCCCGTGGTGGGCGACCGTCTTCCCCGGTGGAGCCATCTTCATCTTCGTGATGGCGATGAACATGATCGGTGACGGCGTCAACGACGCGCTGGACGCCCAGAGCAACGTCGACGTCGAACAGGGAGGCGGTAACTGA
- a CDS encoding ABC transporter ATP-binding protein, with the protein MALVEINDLTVNFYTEEGVVRAVDDLSYTIERGEKFGVVGESGAGKSVTAMSLMRLIEDPGQIESGEILFKGEDLLEMSEERVRSIRGNEIAMIFQDAQTALNPVYTVGEQISEVIRHHLDYGEQEAKERTIRLLDEVGIPEAEARYSDYPHEFSGGMQQRAVIAMALSCDPDLLIADEPTTALDVTIEAKILDQLEDLADEFDTSIQLITHDLGVIAQVCDRVMVMYGGRPVEKAPVEELYYDPKHPYSVGLMSSIPRIGDTRERLQTIPGTMPDLVDVPTGCSFHPRCPYAEEACTRKDPVLVDPETGHEASGDPGEHAAACLEYTDDLTGGLDYTVEVDGEEPQITPGDQRE; encoded by the coding sequence ATGGCCCTCGTCGAGATCAACGACCTCACCGTGAACTTCTACACGGAAGAGGGGGTCGTCAGGGCCGTCGACGACCTCTCGTACACGATCGAACGCGGCGAGAAGTTCGGCGTCGTCGGCGAGAGCGGTGCCGGCAAGAGCGTCACCGCGATGTCGCTGATGCGCCTGATCGAGGACCCCGGCCAGATCGAGAGCGGCGAGATCCTGTTCAAGGGCGAGGACCTCCTGGAGATGAGCGAAGAGCGGGTCCGATCGATCCGCGGCAACGAGATCGCCATGATCTTCCAGGACGCCCAGACCGCGCTCAACCCCGTCTACACCGTCGGGGAACAGATCTCCGAGGTGATCCGACACCACCTCGACTACGGCGAACAGGAGGCCAAAGAGCGGACGATCCGTCTCCTCGACGAGGTCGGGATCCCCGAGGCGGAAGCGCGCTACTCGGACTATCCCCACGAGTTCTCCGGCGGGATGCAACAGCGAGCGGTGATCGCGATGGCGCTGTCCTGTGATCCCGACCTGTTGATCGCCGACGAGCCCACGACCGCCCTGGACGTGACCATCGAGGCGAAGATCCTCGACCAGCTCGAGGACCTCGCCGACGAGTTCGACACGTCGATCCAGCTGATCACCCACGACCTCGGCGTGATCGCACAGGTGTGCGATCGCGTGATGGTGATGTACGGCGGTCGCCCGGTCGAGAAGGCACCGGTCGAGGAGCTGTACTACGACCCGAAACACCCATACTCGGTCGGGCTGATGAGCTCGATTCCCCGGATCGGGGACACCCGAGAGCGCCTCCAGACGATCCCCGGCACGATGCCGGACCTCGTCGACGTTCCCACGGGCTGTAGCTTCCACCCCCGCTGTCCGTACGCGGAGGAGGCCTGCACCCGCAAGGACCCGGTGCTCGTCGATCCCGAGACCGGCCACGAGGCCAGCGGCGATCCGGGCGAACACGCCGCCGCCTGCCTGGAGTACACGGACGATCTGACCGGCGGGCTGGACTACACCGTCGAAGTCGACGGCGAGGAACCACAGATCACACCGGGTGATCAGCGTGAGTAG
- a CDS encoding ABC transporter ATP-binding protein, producing the protein MSRTILRTEGLTKYYESDEGFVDRLLGEPQLVRAVDGVDIELEAGETLGVVGESGCGKTTLGRSILQLVEPTEGSVYYHDGQQEIDLTEVSNSKLRSLRTDLQYIFQDPFSSLNPRLTVGDIIGEPLDIHDIASGDARMERIYELLETVGLNPSHANRYPHEFSGGQRQRIGIARALAVDPEVIICDEPVSALDVSVQAQILNLLEDLQEEFGLSYVFIAHDLSVVEHISDRIAVMYLGQVAEVGPTESVFNPPHHPYTEALLSAIPEPDPLWEADQTLLSGSVPSPIDPPSGCRFHTRCPRVIQPDEYDLDQSVWRAVMDLKIRLSGTDSLKSLTAIPADEDTDPHDAGRDELDRLVREEFGLPEQVGDPQVESVLSDLVDDLAQADLDGARSRAAEAFESPCERRDPPLTHTRGGQQIACLLYEDDYPDPPAVLRDGELAGD; encoded by the coding sequence GTGAGTAGAACGATCCTCCGAACCGAGGGGCTCACGAAGTACTACGAGAGCGACGAGGGCTTCGTCGACCGGCTGCTCGGCGAGCCACAGCTGGTCAGAGCCGTCGACGGAGTCGATATCGAACTCGAAGCCGGCGAGACGCTGGGTGTCGTCGGTGAGAGTGGCTGCGGGAAGACGACGCTGGGCCGCTCGATACTCCAGCTCGTCGAGCCCACCGAGGGGTCGGTGTACTACCACGACGGCCAACAGGAGATCGACCTCACCGAGGTCTCGAACTCGAAGCTGCGATCGCTGCGTACCGACCTCCAGTACATCTTTCAGGACCCGTTTTCGAGCCTGAACCCGCGCCTGACCGTCGGAGACATCATCGGCGAGCCCCTGGACATCCACGACATCGCCAGCGGCGACGCTCGCATGGAGCGGATCTACGAACTCCTCGAGACGGTCGGGCTCAACCCCAGTCACGCCAACCGGTACCCCCACGAGTTCTCGGGGGGTCAGCGCCAGCGGATCGGCATCGCGCGCGCGCTGGCGGTCGATCCGGAGGTCATCATCTGCGACGAGCCCGTCTCGGCGCTGGACGTGTCCGTCCAGGCCCAGATTCTGAACCTGCTCGAAGACCTCCAGGAGGAGTTCGGGCTCTCCTACGTCTTCATCGCCCACGACCTCAGCGTCGTCGAACACATCTCGGATCGGATCGCGGTGATGTACCTCGGCCAGGTCGCCGAGGTCGGGCCGACCGAGTCGGTGTTCAACCCCCCACACCACCCCTACACGGAAGCGCTGCTGTCGGCGATTCCCGAACCGGACCCGCTGTGGGAGGCAGACCAGACGCTGCTGTCTGGCAGCGTCCCGTCGCCGATCGACCCGCCGAGCGGCTGTCGGTTCCACACGCGGTGTCCGCGGGTGATCCAGCCCGACGAGTACGATCTCGACCAGTCCGTGTGGCGTGCCGTCATGGACCTGAAGATCAGGCTCTCCGGGACCGACTCTCTGAAGTCTCTGACGGCGATCCCGGCCGACGAGGACACCGATCCTCACGACGCTGGCCGGGACGAACTGGACCGCCTCGTCCGCGAGGAGTTCGGGCTCCCCGAGCAGGTCGGGGACCCCCAGGTCGAGTCGGTGCTGTCCGATCTGGTCGACGACCTGGCCCAGGCGGATCTGGACGGCGCACGCAGCCGTGCTGCGGAGGCCTTCGAGTCGCCCTGTGAACGACGGGACCCGCCGTTGACTCACACCCGCGGTGGCCAGCAGATCGCCTGTCTGCTGTACGAGGACGACTATCCGGATCCACCGGCCGTCCTCCGTGACGGCGAGCTCGCTGGCGACTGA
- a CDS encoding DUF7344 domain-containing protein, with protein MTGPVDGRRSTERWDTMFRVLAAEPRRRLVVALADARADETLALPEAAHSSPPQRDRDLLHRQLVHLHLPTLAEADLIEWDREPLRTRRGPRFAEAAAIVDLLHDHVEELPSSLRRHCDLLTEQ; from the coding sequence ATGACGGGGCCCGTCGACGGACGACGGTCGACCGAACGGTGGGACACGATGTTTCGGGTACTCGCGGCCGAGCCGCGCCGACGGCTCGTCGTCGCGCTGGCCGACGCGCGGGCCGACGAGACGCTGGCGCTCCCCGAGGCTGCACACTCGTCGCCGCCACAGCGCGACCGGGACCTGCTACACCGGCAACTCGTACACCTACACCTGCCGACGCTGGCGGAGGCCGATCTGATCGAGTGGGACCGAGAGCCACTGCGTACCAGACGCGGGCCGCGGTTCGCGGAGGCGGCCGCGATCGTCGACCTGCTCCACGATCACGTCGAGGAACTGCCGTCGTCCCTCCGGCGGCACTGTGACTTGCTCACGGAACAGTAG
- the hisE gene encoding phosphoribosyl-ATP diphosphatase, with protein MTDADADEILDELFSVIEQRKADLPEDSYTASLFTHEKGENAVLEKLGEETTELILAAKDDDHEEIAHESADIVYHLLVMLAMKDLDVSDLRDELAERR; from the coding sequence ATGACCGATGCCGACGCCGACGAGATTCTCGACGAACTGTTCAGCGTCATCGAGCAGCGCAAGGCCGACCTGCCCGAAGACTCTTACACCGCCTCGCTGTTCACTCACGAGAAAGGCGAGAACGCCGTCCTGGAAAAGCTCGGCGAGGAGACGACGGAACTGATTTTGGCGGCAAAAGACGACGACCACGAGGAGATCGCCCACGAGAGCGCCGACATCGTCTACCACCTGCTGGTAATGCTGGCGATGAAAGATCTGGACGTGAGCGATCTGCGGGACGAACTGGCCGAGCGGCGGTAG
- a CDS encoding ABC transporter permease, whose protein sequence is MGLRRFIVKRVLLTIPILFGVSIVTFGMVHLTPGDPIDVLVSFNPDVGPAEEAALRERYGYDLPVWEQYLRWIGNVLQGDLGPVITRSGVSVNDVIMNRLPETIVLGLFGWVFALVIAIPTGIYAAVNKDDLGDHVSRFIALSGISVPNFWLGLMLILFGALVFNIWPVLPPRNGLLSLDTLWFLVMPGITIGTASASTLMRIMRSSMAEELNKEYVTAARAKGLPEQTVILKHVLRNSLISVTTVAAFLTANIVAGSVVVEVVFSWPGLGREFVQAITSREVNLILAITLFTGVALVLANLLADIVYAMLDPRIRYD, encoded by the coding sequence ATGGGCCTTCGACGTTTCATCGTCAAACGAGTACTGCTGACGATCCCGATACTGTTCGGTGTCTCGATCGTCACGTTCGGCATGGTACATCTCACGCCGGGCGACCCGATCGACGTGCTGGTGTCGTTCAACCCGGATGTCGGTCCGGCCGAAGAGGCGGCGTTGCGCGAACGATACGGATACGACCTCCCGGTCTGGGAGCAGTATCTCCGCTGGATCGGGAACGTGTTACAGGGAGATCTCGGTCCGGTCATCACCCGCTCGGGTGTCAGCGTCAACGACGTCATCATGAACCGACTGCCCGAAACGATCGTGCTCGGGCTGTTCGGATGGGTGTTCGCACTGGTCATCGCCATCCCGACGGGGATCTACGCGGCCGTCAACAAGGACGACCTGGGCGACCACGTGAGTCGCTTCATCGCCCTCTCGGGCATCTCGGTTCCGAACTTCTGGCTCGGCCTGATGCTGATCCTGTTCGGTGCGCTGGTGTTCAACATCTGGCCGGTCTTGCCCCCGCGGAACGGACTGTTGAGTCTGGATACGCTGTGGTTCCTCGTGATGCCCGGCATCACGATCGGGACCGCCTCTGCCTCGACGCTGATGCGGATCATGCGCTCGTCGATGGCCGAGGAGCTCAACAAAGAGTACGTCACTGCCGCGCGCGCGAAGGGGCTCCCCGAGCAGACGGTGATCCTCAAGCACGTTCTGCGCAACTCCCTGATCTCGGTGACGACGGTCGCGGCGTTCCTGACCGCCAACATCGTCGCTGGCTCGGTCGTCGTCGAGGTCGTCTTCAGCTGGCCCGGACTGGGCCGAGAGTTCGTCCAGGCGATCACCTCCCGTGAGGTCAATCTCATCCTGGCGATCACGCTGTTTACCGGCGTCGCACTCGTGCTCGCGAACCTACTCGCAGACATCGTCTACGCGATGCTGGACCCACGGATCAGATACGACTAA
- a CDS encoding DUF7405 family protein codes for MQPTQRGVSRREFVKAAVAIGGSAALSACLERESPDLATGDPSSVPDRQHAWDEALPRDDHGNVRIPRHHVLLLVEYSETGVPDDDARETVEAAFRSLERAYPWSNEGLLFTAGYAPAYFDRYDAGPDGVALPAPTALAPFEDPELDEPDAVIHLTSDYGSVVLGAEQALVGERSTLNGVDVSGFGEVFDRVDKRTGFVGDGLPAENQDVDGIPDDEPVDEDAPLFMGFESGFEKNQASEDGVTIESGPFAGGTTQHLSKIRLHLDQWYNQDSRSQRVAKMFCPAHAEDDRVEGVGENLGDDNQVGDCVDDIEADAGSHGIVGHAQKNARARDEDDTPVLLRRDFDSTDDGAAGVHFLSLQSSVADFVATRAAMNGSDVSEESSVGTRLNNGILQYMTVQRRGNYLVPPRSSRALPRPSP; via the coding sequence ATGCAACCCACCCAGCGCGGTGTCTCACGGCGCGAGTTCGTCAAGGCGGCCGTGGCCATCGGCGGGTCGGCCGCGCTGTCGGCCTGTCTCGAGCGAGAGTCACCGGACCTGGCGACCGGAGACCCGTCGTCCGTCCCCGACCGCCAGCACGCCTGGGACGAGGCGTTGCCACGAGACGACCACGGAAACGTCCGAATCCCTCGTCACCACGTCCTCCTGCTCGTCGAGTACAGTGAGACCGGCGTCCCCGACGACGACGCGCGCGAGACCGTCGAAGCGGCGTTCCGCTCGCTCGAACGGGCCTACCCGTGGAGCAACGAGGGGCTACTCTTTACCGCGGGCTATGCCCCCGCGTACTTCGACCGATACGACGCCGGCCCCGACGGCGTCGCGCTGCCAGCGCCCACGGCACTGGCCCCGTTCGAAGACCCGGAACTCGACGAACCAGACGCGGTGATACACCTCACCAGCGACTACGGGAGCGTCGTCCTGGGGGCCGAACAGGCCCTGGTGGGCGAACGGTCGACGCTCAACGGCGTCGACGTGTCCGGCTTCGGAGAGGTCTTCGACCGCGTGGACAAGCGAACCGGGTTCGTCGGCGACGGCCTCCCCGCGGAGAACCAGGACGTGGACGGGATTCCGGACGACGAGCCCGTCGACGAGGACGCACCGCTGTTCATGGGCTTCGAGTCCGGCTTCGAGAAGAACCAGGCCAGCGAGGACGGCGTCACGATCGAGAGCGGCCCCTTCGCCGGTGGGACGACCCAGCACCTCTCGAAGATTCGGCTCCACCTCGACCAGTGGTACAATCAGGACAGTCGCTCCCAGCGCGTCGCGAAGATGTTCTGCCCGGCCCACGCGGAGGACGATCGCGTCGAGGGCGTCGGCGAGAACCTCGGCGACGACAATCAGGTCGGCGACTGCGTCGACGACATCGAGGCCGACGCCGGCAGCCACGGGATCGTCGGTCACGCCCAGAAGAACGCCCGCGCACGCGACGAGGACGATACGCCGGTCCTGTTGCGCCGGGACTTCGACTCGACCGACGACGGCGCGGCCGGCGTCCACTTCCTCTCGCTGCAGTCGTCGGTCGCAGACTTCGTCGCGACGCGAGCGGCGATGAACGGCAGCGACGTGAGCGAGGAGTCGAGCGTCGGAACGCGACTCAACAACGGGATCCTCCAGTACATGACCGTCCAGCGGCGGGGCAACTACCTCGTCCCGCCGCGCTCGTCGCGTGCGCTGCCACGGCCCAGCCCGTAG
- a CDS encoding ABC transporter substrate-binding protein, whose amino-acid sequence MSLAGCSDQLGGGGDGGDGGDGGVDPVQDRVTVDPADIEEGGTFRAAIGEGPDSFDFAYSSSASASILHNLIFEGMVTTDASGEIYPWLAESYEQVDVQDVSPADYADYMTSVPYTETEDGAMVIDTDAQIVLEHPDNDPASGDDARVLTVEEAGDAVADGTYGMHFRFDLHEGVTFHNGNEMTADNVVESYERIRNSTLSGQYYDSMLDIQADGDYTVHLYIQEPDAAAVLELGDAPIYPSESATLPPEAMDPRQGNTPMGTGMFELDEFQEGEYVVFTAFDDYWFDTEMKDWFEGSSEFPNGPVVDEVDVSFVSEDASRSAALQEGEIDMSYGLTASTLNDYQNSEDFRTAPTDGAGYTFLQHPVTVEPFTDKRVRQAINHLIPRENIAQNIFSGWENPAWTPLPPVAAGAGTDDYEQLVEDGREYNEYDQERAAELVEEAIEDNGWETPIEVQLETNSDNDDRVRTVELIQEALNRSEYFEASLETYEFLDFIGQLLSEEYYDDGKFAFIGLSGGFNPHGYAKSVHSQDNFAQCCNFQNINDDELSQLLRDARYGVDVAQDPELRQERYNAVWERVLELSANSYGTHSTLVGVVDDTVVNGFNTYPSTQDIIGYGLFAPQDEQITYLSR is encoded by the coding sequence ATGTCACTTGCGGGCTGTTCGGATCAGCTCGGCGGTGGTGGTGACGGTGGCGACGGCGGCGACGGTGGTGTCGACCCCGTTCAGGATCGTGTCACGGTCGATCCCGCCGACATCGAAGAGGGCGGGACGTTCAGAGCCGCGATCGGTGAGGGACCGGACTCGTTCGACTTCGCGTACAGTAGCTCCGCTTCGGCTTCGATCCTCCACAACCTCATCTTCGAGGGGATGGTGACGACCGACGCGAGCGGCGAGATCTATCCGTGGCTCGCCGAGTCGTACGAACAGGTCGACGTACAGGACGTATCGCCGGCCGACTACGCGGACTACATGACCTCCGTCCCCTACACCGAGACCGAAGACGGCGCGATGGTCATCGACACGGACGCACAGATCGTCCTGGAACACCCGGACAACGATCCCGCGTCCGGCGACGACGCCCGCGTTCTGACCGTCGAAGAGGCCGGCGACGCCGTCGCGGATGGCACCTACGGGATGCACTTCCGGTTCGACCTCCACGAGGGTGTCACGTTCCACAACGGCAACGAGATGACCGCCGACAACGTCGTCGAGTCCTACGAGCGCATCCGGAACTCGACGCTGTCGGGCCAGTACTACGACTCGATGCTGGACATCCAGGCCGACGGCGACTACACCGTCCACCTCTACATTCAGGAACCCGACGCGGCCGCGGTGCTGGAACTCGGCGACGCGCCGATCTACCCCTCCGAGTCGGCGACGCTCCCGCCCGAGGCGATGGACCCCCGACAGGGGAACACGCCGATGGGGACCGGAATGTTCGAACTGGACGAGTTCCAGGAAGGCGAGTACGTCGTGTTCACCGCCTTCGACGACTACTGGTTCGACACCGAGATGAAAGACTGGTTCGAGGGCTCCTCGGAGTTCCCGAACGGCCCGGTCGTCGACGAGGTCGACGTATCGTTCGTCTCGGAGGACGCTTCACGGTCCGCGGCCCTCCAGGAAGGCGAGATCGACATGAGCTACGGGCTGACTGCGAGCACGCTCAACGACTACCAGAACTCCGAAGACTTCCGGACGGCCCCGACCGACGGTGCCGGCTACACGTTCCTCCAGCACCCCGTCACGGTCGAACCCTTCACCGACAAGCGGGTTCGACAGGCGATCAACCACCTCATCCCGCGTGAGAATATCGCCCAGAACATCTTCTCCGGGTGGGAAAATCCGGCTTGGACGCCGCTGCCGCCGGTCGCCGCCGGGGCCGGGACCGACGACTACGAGCAGCTCGTCGAGGACGGCCGCGAGTACAACGAATACGACCAAGAGCGAGCGGCGGAGCTCGTCGAAGAGGCAATCGAGGACAATGGCTGGGAGACCCCGATCGAGGTCCAGCTGGAGACGAACTCCGACAACGACGACCGCGTCCGTACCGTCGAGCTGATCCAGGAAGCGCTCAATCGGTCGGAGTACTTCGAGGCCTCTCTGGAGACCTACGAGTTCCTCGACTTCATCGGCCAGCTCCTCAGCGAGGAGTACTACGACGACGGCAAGTTCGCTTTCATCGGGCTCTCGGGCGGCTTCAACCCACACGGCTACGCGAAGTCCGTCCACTCACAGGACAACTTCGCTCAGTGTTGTAACTTCCAGAACATCAACGACGACGAACTGAGCCAGCTGTTGCGCGACGCACGATACGGCGTCGACGTGGCCCAGGATCCCGAACTCAGACAGGAGCGGTACAACGCGGTCTGGGAACGCGTCCTCGAACTCAGCGCCAACTCCTACGGTACGCACAGCACGCTCGTCGGTGTCGTCGACGACACCGTCGTCAACGGGTTCAACACGTATCCGAGCACGCAGGACATCATCGGATACGGCCTGTTCGCTCCACAGGACGAACAGATTACGTACCTCAGCAGATAA